The segment GATCCGACGATGTGGCGCGACGTGTTCCTCGCCAACAAGGACGCGGTGCTGGAGATGCTCGGCACCTTCACCGAGGATCTCGCCAAGCTCACCCGCGCGATCCGCCGCGGCGACGGCGAGGCGCTGTTCGATCACTTCACCCGCACCCGCGCCATCCGCCGCGGCATCGTCGAGATCGGCCAGGATTCGGCCGCGCCCGACTTCGGCCGGCCGCATGCGCAGCTCGACAAGAAATCGGGCTAGTTCGTGCCGAGAGACTAGAACGGGTAATACCGGATCTGCGTCATGACGATGTTGTCGTCGGTCTTCGGCGCGCCACCGACACCATCGAAGGCGAGCCGCTGCGTGTAGGAATACTGCACGCCGGCTTTCAGCGTGCCGTAATTGCCCTGGTAGATGGTGTCGTAGATGCCGGCGGTGATTTGGCGAACCTCCCTGGTGTTGCCGTTACAAGTCGCAGCCGGCGTGTTCTCGGTGAAGCAGCCGGTGTTGTTGTAGAGCGGGTTGCCGTAGCCGAACGGCACCGTTCCGACGTTGGCGAAATTGGCCTTGGCTTTTTCCAGGCCTGCATAGCTGTAGACGTCGAGGCTCGGCGTTGCGTGCCAGATCAGGCCGACCGCGGCCGATGTGATCGTCAGCGGCAGCACCGTGCCGTCCTGCGCCACTGCCGCGTCGGGAAACGGCGTCGCCGTGAAGCGGCCGAGCACACCGTGCGCGCCATAGAGCTGAAGATCGAGCGTCTTCGGAACGAGCTCCGCAAAGACGTGGCCGCCGAAACTCCCGGTGTCGTACGTGTGGTTGGCGCCGTTGAAGCGATCGAACAGCTGGCGGTAGAGCCCCCAGGCTTCGACATGCAGCTTGGTGGGCCCGAGCCGCGGATCCCACGCCGCCTTGACGGTGACGTCAGGCACCTGGTTCAGGCTGACATTGTTGAGGTTGTTGAAGAAGCTGCCGCCGGGCCCGGTCAGATTGACCTGGAGGTTCGGATTGAGCACGCCCTGCGGGCCGATCGCGGGCGTGCCGACCGTCGGCGTGTTGCCGCCGAAGAATGAGGTCTGCGGATTTTCAACGGAGGCTGCGAGCTTGAACTCGGGCCCGATGTCTTGCCAGACGCGCAAGCCCGGTTGCCGTGCCGCCAAAAATCCCGGGACGGATTCGAAATCGATCACGCCTGGCGCGTCGACGCCGCGGGGATCGATTCCGGCCTTGACCGGCGCGTTCAGCGACCAGGATTGCCCGGCGAGGAAGTGCAGGCCGAGATCGGTTCGGTCGATCTCGAGGCTGAGCTGCCGCATGCGCGGATTGAACGAGTTGGTGGCGACGGAATTCGCCGTCTGCGCTGCGCCTTCGAAGTCGATTTCGCCGTAGCCGGCGAGATGCGTCTCGGGATCGGCATTGCCTTCGGCGAGCACCGAGAACCGGCTCTGGCGCGCGGAGAAGCGCGTCTCCGGAAAGTAGTAGTTGTGGCTCTGCTGATAGGGGATGAAATTTAACACCGAGCCGGTGTCTGAGGCGATGTTGCGCGAACGATAGATGCCGGTGAGATCGACCCAGCCGCCGAATGTCAGCGTGATCCCCTTGTAGCAGATCTTGCCGGCCGCGCAGGGATCGACAGGAAGCGCCTTGTAGGTTGCCGGCATCGCCACGGCCTTCGACTGCGCCGCCTCGACCTGGCGCGTCCTACGCGCCTCCGAATCCACGCGCTGCTGGAGCTGCTTCAGCCTGGCGTTCAGCGCCTGGATTTCGCTTGTGACATTGTCCTCGGCACGCGCCTGTCCCGAGCAGGCAGCGAGAAGTCCCAGCATCAGTCCGTAGTTGATGATCCGCACGTAAGCCTCCCTCCACTTGGGAAGCAGGTCCGATGGGTCGCGCCTCCTCCGGCGCGTGCGTGCTTCCCTGGTGTGGAGTGATGTGAATGCGGCTGCAATTATTCTCGACGACGCTGTTTTTCTGCATCACGTTTTCCTGACGGTCATGTTCGGAATATTTTCGCGGCCTGGCCGATCCGCACACGCGCGATCACCGTGCCCGCGCAACAGCAACGCGCGTTGGGCCCGACCGGGGCATGACCGGGCCCAACTCCGCGATGCGCAACGTCTCAAAGGAGATGGCGGCTATTTGCCCTTGGTCGTGCGGATCACCGTGGGGCGCGGTGATTTCGCGGAAGGCACGAACGCCATCGTGTCCCGCGTCGCAGGGCTCGCGAGATAGCGATCACCGTTCGGGTACTGGGCTGCATAGGCAGCCGGCTCCTGCGACTGCCACTGCGCGAACGCAGGCGTCGCGAGCGCGGTCGAGACGGCGATGGCGGCAACGAACAGTTTTGACTTCGTCATGTGATTCTCTCCTGCCTGGGCGGACCGCCTCATCGTGCGGCCGACATGGAGAGAGACCGGGCGTTGCGGCTTCGCATTCCCAGCCTGCAATCACGATCCGGCGAAGAGTCCGTGAGTCAGTACAGCGGCGGAATCTGGCCGACCTTGACCGGGCCGAGCAGCACCGCACCATCGACGAACTTCAAGGGGAAGCTGCGCGCCTTCTTGCCCTCGAGCGTGCTCTCGGTGCCGATCGAGTTGATGCCTGCGGCGACGCCGGCATTGGCGTTCTGCTTGATCACCTTGCCGAGGCCGGGCACAGCGCGGTCGAGCGCGCCGAACAGATTGTTGAGGTCCTGCGACTTCACGCCGGGCGCGACGCGATCGAGCGTTGCTTGCGGCACGCCCTCTTCCAGCATCTTCTCGATGCCAAGCGCCGGGATCACGCGCTCGAGGCCTGTCACGGTCATCTGCAGTTCGCCGTCGAGCCGGCCATTGGGCGACAGCCCAAGCGTGCCGGCCGCGACCGCGATCATCTCGCCCTGCTGGATCCGCGACTGCACGATCTCGATATGGCCGCCGGCGGCCTGGATCTCGCGGAAGCGCTGCGGCCAGGGCTTTGGCGTGAGGTCGGTGAGCCCGGTGATCTTCGCACGCGTATCGGCCTCGAACGGCTCGGCGAGCAGCGGATGCACGCCCTGGATCGAGCCCTGCGCGATCTGGAGCACGGTCTCGATGACAGGATGATCGGACGGCGATCCGTCGGCAAGCCGTCCATGCAGCTCGATTTGCTTGGCGCGCGCGAGCGGCACCTGCACGCTGCCGTCAACGCGATTGATGCTGGGATCGTCGAACACGATCGAGGCGCGCTCCGGCACGGCAGGCAAACCAATCACGCTGCTGCGGCCCTTGCTCCAGTTCACCACGAAGGTGTTTTGGGTGACGCCGTCGACGACCGTCGCCGGCGCCGAAAACTCGGCGATGACGTGCCTGGGGTCATAGACCTGGGCAACGACCAGGATGTTGTCGAGCTTGGCCGTGAACGGCGTCTTGCTCGCATTCTGCGAGACCAAAGCGACGCTGGCGCCGGAACACTGCACCTCGAAGCGGAACGGGAAGCCCGCGATCGAGCGCTTGGCGCAGTCATAGATACGGCCGGATTTGGCCTCCTGCGCGCGCCAGGCATCGGCTGCCACTTCGGCCTGCGAGGCGGCATAGAACCAGAAGCCGCTCCAGGCAGCCGCAAGGATCAGCAGGAGAACGGGGGCGATGAAGAGCCCCCAACGGGAGCGCCGGCCTGCGGCAATGGTCATATCGGACATGCGGCGACCCTTTGACCCCAGATTTTGTCAAATGTAAGCGAGGTTCGACTACGACGAAAGGCGGAGAATTCGCTTCGCTTGAGGGCCCGGTTCTGGTAGCCGTGCCCGAAATGTCGGAAATCACCCTCCCCACCGTCACGTCAGCCAAAGGCGACCTCTGGGTGTTCGGCTACGGCTCGCTGATGTGGCGGCCGGGCTTCGCATTCGAGGAACGCGTCCCTGCAAGGTTGGTCGGCGAGCACCGCGCGCTCTGCGTCTATTCCTTCGTGCATCGCGGCACGCCGGAGAAACCGGGCCTGGTGCTCGGGCTCGACCGCGGCGGCGCCTGCCGCGGCATCGCCTTTCGCGTCGCCGAGAAGAACCGTGCCGACGTGATCGCCTATTTGCGGGCGCGCGAGCAGGTGACGTCGGTCTATCGCGAGGTGATGCGCTCGCTGTGGCTGGAGAACGATGCGCGCGAGCGCGTCAGTGCGCTCGCCTATGTCGTCGACCGCGGCCACGTGCAATATGCCGGACGGCTGTCGCTCGCCGAGCAGCACCGCCACGTGCTCCAGGGCCATGGCCAGTCCGGCGCCAACCGGGACTATGTGACGGCGACCGTGAAGGCGATCGAGGCCGAAGGTTTTCGCGACACGCAATTGCATCAGCTCGCAGCCATGCTGCATGGCGAAGCGCACTCGCCGCATGCGCCGGCCGAAGATCGCGAGAACCGTTAACTCTCCGACGGCGCGTAGCTCGGCGCGGAGCCGATCAGCTGCACCTGCTCTTTCCGTCCCGCCTCGACGAGGCGGCCGGTCGCGTCTTCGATGGCCGCCTGCACGCGGGTGAGAAACTCGTCCTTCGGCAGGCCCGGCGGCAGCGGATCGAGGAATTCAACCACCAGCGTGCCGGGATAGCGCATGAAGGTGCGACGCGGCCAGAACAGGCCGGAATTGAGCGCGATCGGCAGGCACGCCACACCGCAGGACGAATAGATCTGGGCAAAACCGGTCTTGTAGTCCGGCGGCGCGCCCGGCGCACGGCGCGTGCCTTCCGGAAAGATGACGAGCTGACCGCCTGAGCGC is part of the Bradyrhizobium commune genome and harbors:
- a CDS encoding gamma-glutamylcyclotransferase, with protein sequence MSEITLPTVTSAKGDLWVFGYGSLMWRPGFAFEERVPARLVGEHRALCVYSFVHRGTPEKPGLVLGLDRGGACRGIAFRVAEKNRADVIAYLRAREQVTSVYREVMRSLWLENDARERVSALAYVVDRGHVQYAGRLSLAEQHRHVLQGHGQSGANRDYVTATVKAIEAEGFRDTQLHQLAAMLHGEAHSPHAPAEDRENR
- a CDS encoding DUF2125 domain-containing protein, whose product is MSDMTIAAGRRSRWGLFIAPVLLLILAAAWSGFWFYAASQAEVAADAWRAQEAKSGRIYDCAKRSIAGFPFRFEVQCSGASVALVSQNASKTPFTAKLDNILVVAQVYDPRHVIAEFSAPATVVDGVTQNTFVVNWSKGRSSVIGLPAVPERASIVFDDPSINRVDGSVQVPLARAKQIELHGRLADGSPSDHPVIETVLQIAQGSIQGVHPLLAEPFEADTRAKITGLTDLTPKPWPQRFREIQAAGGHIEIVQSRIQQGEMIAVAAGTLGLSPNGRLDGELQMTVTGLERVIPALGIEKMLEEGVPQATLDRVAPGVKSQDLNNLFGALDRAVPGLGKVIKQNANAGVAAGINSIGTESTLEGKKARSFPLKFVDGAVLLGPVKVGQIPPLY